In a genomic window of Streptomyces sp. BHT-5-2:
- a CDS encoding LamG domain-containing protein, with translation MASVSVGRRRIYRWLSVGVAGWLTAGLLSGPAAPAASAQAPRGSTTSTTADELPPAPTEDAALEQARRTGREVEVASLRGESVDVVATAEGKLQARQYLRPVRARVGGRWQDIDTDLAKRDDGTVAPKVASVGLAFSGGGDGPLVRMRRAGRELALSWPGKLPAPMVDGAVATYPDVLPDVDLRMGAQADGFTQLLVVKSAQAAASSDLAQLNLKLSTAQMDVKKTSAGGLEAVEHNTDSAVFEAPTPLMWDSSPGAGSSAARAPQARKSVKRSGSRASAVGDGGTPSEPSAGESGKLAPVGVEVSAGQGQVVLKPDADVLKGKDTVYPVFIDPQWSTPRATSWTMASKYWASSPQWKFNGDPDAGLGYCNWNYCRPNDTKRLFYQIPTSAFAGKSILKAEFVVRNTWSASCSTRKVELWRTRPIDSDTTWNSQNAAGFWQKHLDTGDFAYGYEGCAAKDAEFGVQAAVQEAADSGWPTLTFGLRAEDESDGYGWKRFSDKAFLRVTYNRPPPQVKPSQLVMEYGGTCHPWATPARIRTRGKLYANNITDPDGDDIRVQFQASWDTGDGKGMIPRWQPALSTAKRSGSGFSIALPASIPANQTVSWAVRVSDGAQYSPWSFTGAAEACYFVYDTAVPAAPTVSSGAYPASDPENPDDPWYDGVGQYGSFAVKSASTDVTRYRYGINNDPTARNEVTTSGGAAKSLNVLPDKPGVNFVTAQAFDAAGNASEVRTYQFRVKAGQPERATWQFDEAAGAGEGKGTTPARTATLHGGATPGTDGVVGSALSFNGTDGYAATGIPVVDTSRSFAVSAWVKPSEVPTHPAIIATQPGNNRPGFELYYSADLQRWVFNQYTADSPDADIARAMADQPGGVTANQWTHLVGMYDDAAKVLRLYVNGKLAGQTPYATAWNARRGLQLGAGSYDGKPDAFFPGAIDELQIFDRPLSAAEVTQLYGKQRLRGPGRPARAVFPLDEGAGAQQITGQGDVLPAALHGGATTGQAGVAGRALSLDGKDGYASADAPHLPTDRSYAVTAWARVTDTTRNQTVLAQDGSFLSACYLSYEAPTGVWSVRLATKDTADGDLTTQRVASRQKAAIGAWTHLAAVHDTVEGTVSLYVNGILQGTVAAGQVWDATGAVQIGRALYRGSYTDYLAGQVDDVRLFDRPVSEGEVHQLFRQRPVLTSRWQFDQADAPGANSVAGGPVMTLGSGAKQVPGGGFMGAGGLVLAGAQQDYASSAVPIDTSASFTVTAWVRAAAVPSRPAALISAEGANVSSFGAGFDPYPKGWPGEGLWDVAAFKSDAAGSGIDRALHAQNFNSVTDWNHIAVVYDGFAKQARIYVNGQLGEVACLDTNGDGQPDETGCREAVPWAENIITFQALKSLQLGRAKGPGSFGDYWPGAIDDVWTFQGALSEKQVAHMAGAWSDLPTEVPDVPDAA, from the coding sequence ATGGCGTCTGTCTCGGTGGGGCGAAGACGTATCTACCGGTGGTTATCGGTCGGTGTGGCGGGTTGGTTGACGGCCGGGTTGTTGTCCGGGCCGGCGGCTCCCGCCGCATCCGCCCAGGCGCCCCGTGGGTCGACCACGTCCACGACAGCCGACGAGCTGCCTCCGGCGCCTACCGAGGACGCCGCGCTGGAGCAGGCAAGGCGCACCGGCCGGGAGGTCGAAGTGGCCTCGCTGCGCGGTGAGTCGGTGGATGTGGTGGCCACCGCCGAGGGGAAACTTCAGGCGCGCCAGTACCTGCGTCCGGTGCGCGCCCGGGTCGGTGGGCGCTGGCAGGACATCGATACGGATCTGGCCAAGCGGGACGACGGCACGGTGGCGCCGAAGGTCGCGTCCGTCGGGCTGGCTTTCTCGGGTGGTGGGGACGGTCCGCTGGTGCGGATGCGGCGTGCGGGGCGGGAACTGGCGTTGTCGTGGCCGGGGAAGCTGCCGGCTCCGATGGTGGACGGGGCGGTGGCGACTTATCCGGATGTGCTGCCGGATGTGGACTTGCGGATGGGCGCGCAGGCGGACGGCTTCACCCAGTTGCTGGTCGTCAAGTCGGCTCAAGCGGCAGCGAGTTCGGATCTGGCGCAGCTGAACTTGAAATTGTCGACTGCGCAGATGGATGTCAAGAAGACGTCGGCGGGCGGGCTGGAGGCTGTCGAGCACAACACTGATTCCGCGGTGTTCGAGGCGCCCACGCCGCTGATGTGGGACTCCAGCCCCGGGGCCGGCTCCTCTGCCGCGCGAGCGCCGCAGGCTCGAAAGTCCGTGAAACGTAGTGGCTCAAGGGCGTCCGCGGTCGGTGACGGTGGTACTCCGAGTGAGCCGTCGGCCGGTGAGTCGGGCAAGCTCGCGCCGGTGGGAGTGGAGGTATCGGCGGGACAGGGCCAGGTGGTCCTCAAGCCGGACGCCGATGTGCTCAAGGGCAAGGACACCGTCTACCCGGTCTTCATCGACCCGCAGTGGTCCACCCCGCGCGCGACGTCGTGGACGATGGCGTCGAAGTACTGGGCGTCGTCGCCGCAGTGGAAGTTCAACGGCGATCCGGACGCGGGGCTGGGGTACTGCAACTGGAACTACTGCAGGCCCAACGACACCAAGCGGCTCTTCTACCAGATCCCGACCTCCGCGTTCGCCGGGAAGTCGATCCTCAAGGCCGAGTTCGTCGTCCGCAACACCTGGTCCGCGTCGTGCAGCACGCGGAAGGTCGAACTGTGGCGCACCAGGCCCATCGACTCCGACACCACCTGGAACTCACAGAACGCCGCCGGGTTCTGGCAGAAGCATCTCGACACCGGCGACTTCGCCTACGGCTATGAGGGGTGTGCGGCCAAGGATGCCGAGTTCGGTGTGCAGGCCGCGGTGCAGGAGGCTGCGGACAGCGGGTGGCCGACGCTGACGTTCGGTCTGCGGGCGGAGGATGAGAGCGACGGCTACGGCTGGAAGCGGTTCTCCGACAAGGCGTTCCTGCGGGTGACGTACAACCGGCCGCCACCGCAGGTCAAGCCGTCGCAGCTGGTGATGGAGTACGGCGGCACCTGTCACCCGTGGGCCACACCTGCGCGCATTCGCACCCGCGGCAAGCTCTACGCCAACAACATCACCGATCCCGACGGCGACGACATCCGCGTGCAGTTCCAGGCCAGTTGGGACACCGGCGACGGCAAGGGGATGATCCCACGGTGGCAGCCCGCGCTGTCGACGGCGAAGAGGTCCGGGTCGGGCTTCTCCATCGCCCTGCCGGCGTCGATCCCGGCGAACCAGACCGTGAGCTGGGCGGTCCGCGTCTCCGACGGCGCGCAGTACTCGCCGTGGTCGTTCACCGGGGCGGCGGAAGCCTGCTACTTCGTGTACGACACGGCCGTGCCTGCCGCTCCCACCGTCTCCTCGGGCGCCTATCCGGCCTCGGATCCGGAGAATCCCGACGACCCGTGGTACGACGGGGTGGGCCAGTACGGCAGCTTCGCGGTGAAGTCGGCGTCCACGGACGTCACCCGCTACCGCTACGGCATCAACAACGACCCCACCGCCCGCAATGAGGTGACCACCAGCGGCGGCGCCGCGAAGTCCCTCAACGTCCTGCCGGACAAGCCCGGGGTCAACTTCGTCACCGCCCAGGCATTTGACGCCGCCGGCAACGCCAGCGAGGTTCGCACCTACCAGTTCCGGGTCAAGGCGGGTCAACCCGAGCGCGCCACCTGGCAGTTCGACGAGGCCGCCGGCGCCGGCGAAGGCAAGGGCACCACCCCGGCGCGAACCGCCACCCTGCACGGCGGTGCCACGCCAGGCACGGACGGCGTGGTGGGCTCGGCGCTGTCCTTCAACGGCACGGACGGCTACGCGGCCACCGGCATTCCGGTCGTGGACACCTCCCGCAGCTTCGCGGTCTCTGCCTGGGTCAAGCCCAGCGAGGTGCCCACCCACCCGGCGATCATCGCTACCCAGCCGGGCAACAACCGCCCGGGCTTCGAGCTGTACTACTCCGCCGATCTCCAACGCTGGGTGTTCAACCAGTACACGGCCGACAGCCCGGACGCCGACATCGCCCGTGCCATGGCCGACCAGCCCGGCGGCGTCACGGCCAACCAGTGGACGCACCTGGTGGGGATGTACGACGATGCCGCCAAGGTGCTGCGGCTCTACGTCAACGGAAAACTCGCCGGTCAAACCCCGTACGCCACTGCTTGGAACGCCCGTCGCGGCCTGCAGCTGGGCGCGGGCTCCTACGACGGCAAGCCGGACGCCTTTTTCCCCGGCGCCATAGACGAACTTCAGATATTCGACCGGCCGTTGAGCGCCGCGGAGGTCACTCAGCTGTACGGCAAGCAGCGCCTGCGCGGCCCGGGACGGCCCGCCCGTGCCGTCTTCCCCCTCGACGAGGGCGCCGGCGCCCAACAGATCACCGGTCAGGGCGACGTCCTGCCCGCCGCCCTCCACGGTGGCGCCACGACGGGCCAGGCAGGGGTGGCGGGCCGGGCACTGTCCCTGGACGGCAAGGACGGCTACGCCTCGGCCGACGCCCCGCACCTGCCCACCGACCGCTCCTACGCGGTCACCGCCTGGGCCCGCGTCACCGACACCACCCGCAACCAGACCGTCCTCGCCCAGGACGGCAGCTTCCTCAGCGCCTGCTACCTCTCCTACGAGGCCCCGACCGGCGTGTGGAGCGTACGCCTGGCCACCAAGGACACCGCCGACGGCGACCTGACCACCCAACGAGTGGCATCCAGACAGAAGGCGGCCATCGGCGCCTGGACCCACCTGGCCGCCGTCCACGACACCGTCGAGGGCACCGTCAGCCTGTACGTCAACGGCATCCTGCAAGGCACCGTGGCGGCCGGCCAAGTCTGGGACGCCACAGGCGCGGTGCAGATCGGCCGCGCCCTGTACCGCGGGTCCTATACGGACTACCTGGCCGGTCAGGTCGACGATGTGCGGCTCTTCGACCGGCCGGTGTCCGAGGGCGAGGTCCACCAGCTCTTCCGGCAGCGTCCGGTGCTCACCAGCCGCTGGCAGTTCGACCAGGCGGACGCCCCGGGCGCCAACTCCGTTGCCGGTGGCCCGGTCATGACGCTGGGCAGCGGCGCCAAGCAGGTGCCGGGCGGCGGCTTCATGGGCGCGGGCGGCCTCGTGCTCGCCGGGGCGCAGCAGGACTACGCCTCCAGCGCCGTGCCCATCGACACCAGCGCCAGTTTCACGGTGACGGCGTGGGTACGGGCGGCGGCGGTGCCGTCCCGACCGGCCGCACTGATCAGTGCGGAGGGCGCCAACGTCAGCAGCTTCGGCGCAGGTTTCGATCCCTACCCCAAGGGTTGGCCCGGCGAGGGGCTCTGGGATGTGGCGGCGTTCAAGTCGGACGCGGCCGGCAGCGGAATCGACCGTGCCTTGCACGCGCAGAACTTCAACAGCGTTACGGACTGGAACCACATCGCCGTCGTCTACGACGGGTTCGCCAAACAGGCACGCATCTACGTCAACGGGCAACTCGGCGAGGTTGCCTGCCTCGACACCAATGGTGACGGACAACCGGACGAAACCGGGTGCAGGGAAGCGGTGCCCTGGGCGGAGAACATCATCACCTTCCAGGCGCTGAAGTCATTGCAGCTCGGACGCGCCAAGGGCCCTGGGTCCTTCGGCGACTACTGGCCCGGTGCGATCGACGATGTCTGGACGTTCCAGGGCGCACTGAGCGAGAAGCAGGTCGCCCACATGGCCGGAGCCTGGAGTGACCTGCCGACCGAGGTACCTGACGTGCCGGACGCGGCCTGA
- a CDS encoding polymorphic toxin-type HINT domain-containing protein yields the protein MPDAVDVRVLDQQQARQAGVDGMLFTLQPAGKSAALPTRSTPVQVKLDYADFAGAFGGGYASRLRLVELPACATTTPEKAACRKATPLPTQNNTEKQTLTAASVPMRVGAPTVLAAVGDDKGVKGDYKATSLAPSATWNTSLNTGSFTWSYDMPVPEVPGGLKPKVGLSYSSGAIDGRTGGTNNQGSWAGDGFELWPGFIERRYKPCSEDGEKHADGNKPGDLCWAYDNAFLSFNGKAGELVPAGKDQWKLQADDGTRIRHLTSADRDNGDNDNEYWELTDPAGTRFHFGYHKLPGWAAGKETTDSTWTVPVFGNNSGEPCNKSAFKDSWCQQAWRWNLDYVVDVHGNAIAYYYDKETNTYGRDLDKDNGTPYTRGGYLKRIEYGRSASDLYAGKPLAQVSFTSAERCLPESGVTCAADTIDAKSFYWYDTPWDLNCASGTTCDKGRFSPTFWTRKRLTGVTTEVLKDGALTPVDSWALSHRWGKADVDYQLELESIQHTGRTAAIPITLPKTTFAYTQLANRLDRTGDGYAPYVKDRLSDIADEYGGQISVNYSAPACSFSSLPAPESNTTRCFPQYIGGSSSDDMEQSWFNKYVVTSVTTTDRTGGAPDQVTRYTYLGDAAWHYDDDDGLTKEKFKTWSQWRGYGQVRVQTGGQGTAADAMKTQADTYFLRGMDGDRKSTSGGTKSVSVALPDGEGEPLTDDASAAGFAYKTVTYSAPGGKVLAKTLSRPWHHETAEKVRDWGTVTANFTGTASTRAFTSLDDGAGAKWRTTTAASTYDTVAGRVTEVSDRGDDATTDDDRCTRTTYATNTDKNILTLPARVETVATECGSSPDRAKDVLSDVRTAYDNGAYGAAPTKGDTTAVATLKTHDGTTATYLESGTTYDSYGRPQKVTDLTANVTAIGDSAPTRAPRTDGRTTTTTYTPTTGFPTQTVTTTPPADPQDATTAQTTTTELDPLRGQPTATIDTNGKRTVLAYDALGRSTKVWLPDRRMTTLLPNYQFDYYVEEGKPAAVASRTLNPQGGSQTISYTLYDGYLRARQTQAPGPDAGRLISDTFYDERGLASRTFAPYYSTGAPAREIFKPADALGVESQTWKTYDGLGRETESRQVAGNGEGGKALAVTRTTYGGDRTTVIPPEGATAATTVTDARGQTTQLLQHHTRDAAAPVDATRYTYTPAGKLAQVTDPAGNSWSYTYDQRGNQIEAKDPDRGVLKSTYDDRNQLTTTEDTNGAVLATVHDGLGRKTELHDKTADGPLRARWVYDTVAKSKGQLAEATRYIDGKPYTTKITQYDPVYRPQRTSVVLPDSEGKLAGTYEATTAYYSNGLPMARSMSQVGNLLGKGWNYSYADDTMRVTSVFGDGIRSDATYNLVGQPLTYRIGTSTGKPTQVTNTYEWGTRRLANSRVDRQDIAGVDKSATYTYDPAGNITALSDASRSGTDTQCFTYDHLRRLNEAWTQSDKTCATTPAGNLLSGPAPYWQSYRYDLAGNRTSLTQHDPTGDAAKDTKSAYTYPKPGTPQPHTLTAVDTIAPTGTSTSTYTYDPTGNTTTRTLHGDRQTLTWDPEGHLTNVTEPNGDKGTKTTSYVYDADGNRLITRTDTKTTLTLGDHTEVTLDKGSDTPKATRYIPLGGGNQAVLTNDGTYTLTLADHQGTGQLALSTTNQTLTQRRTLPFGGPRGTQPDTWPGTKGFVGGTNDTTDTGLTHLGAREYDPDTGRFLTVDPVLDLTDPQQINGYTYSNNNPTTFSDPSGKMFAGDNGLGYGVVQNRYGGMRLSGSRNYIPGPGSCIQPYCHTPFNGPVVRNETPSCVYAMGTNPGCSASGRSSNTPTEGTAPKLLAGSYPQNMNVDRGPLSPWQKAAIFTLSAVSGGVILAPMASLAVPECLAALPVCAEAIAGVITGGADGGSFPTGGAEGAIAGRARPCHSFLPGTEVALADGGRRRIEDIRTGDKVIATDPETGKTTARPVVATIVTKDDKNFTDLTIRTPSGESSIIATDTHPFWSVGNKKWINAGDLRPGTQLRTPQGATAKVTAVRHFHKQQQTRDLTVAGTHTYYVLAGATPLLVHNCGTGEDDLIHVYRAAQRGNGEDELANGLHPSRHAGGNGIAYVGSEDVVSKGYADYSVGTHEDFYTKFTFNRSDFEKNFGTGLDYEGGPGKEWEIPHAKIDLFNRLTIGREKLWAPW from the coding sequence ATGCCGGATGCGGTCGACGTACGCGTTCTTGACCAACAGCAAGCCCGCCAGGCCGGCGTCGACGGCATGCTGTTCACCCTCCAGCCCGCCGGGAAGTCAGCTGCGCTTCCCACTCGCTCCACTCCGGTGCAGGTGAAGCTCGACTACGCCGATTTCGCGGGTGCTTTCGGCGGCGGCTACGCCTCACGCCTGCGCCTGGTGGAACTGCCGGCCTGCGCGACAACGACCCCCGAGAAGGCTGCCTGCCGCAAGGCCACCCCGCTCCCGACACAGAACAACACCGAGAAGCAGACCCTCACTGCCGCATCGGTCCCGATGCGGGTAGGCGCGCCGACCGTGCTCGCCGCAGTCGGCGACGACAAGGGGGTCAAGGGCGACTACAAGGCCACCAGTCTCGCCCCCTCTGCTACGTGGAACACCAGCCTCAACACCGGTTCGTTCACCTGGTCCTACGACATGCCGGTCCCGGAAGTCCCCGGCGGTCTGAAGCCGAAGGTGGGCCTGTCTTACTCCTCCGGCGCCATCGACGGGCGTACCGGCGGCACCAACAACCAGGGTTCCTGGGCCGGCGACGGTTTCGAGCTGTGGCCCGGTTTCATCGAGCGGCGCTACAAGCCCTGCTCCGAGGATGGGGAGAAGCACGCCGACGGCAACAAGCCGGGCGATCTGTGCTGGGCCTACGACAACGCTTTCCTCTCCTTCAACGGTAAGGCCGGCGAGCTTGTCCCGGCGGGCAAGGACCAGTGGAAGCTCCAGGCCGACGACGGCACCCGGATCAGGCACCTGACCTCGGCCGACCGTGACAACGGGGACAACGACAACGAGTACTGGGAGCTGACCGACCCCGCCGGTACCCGTTTCCACTTCGGCTACCACAAGCTGCCTGGCTGGGCCGCGGGAAAGGAGACCACCGACTCCACCTGGACCGTCCCGGTCTTCGGAAACAACAGCGGTGAGCCCTGCAACAAGTCCGCGTTCAAGGACTCCTGGTGCCAGCAGGCATGGCGCTGGAACCTCGACTACGTCGTCGACGTGCACGGCAACGCGATCGCCTACTACTACGACAAGGAAACCAACACCTACGGCCGCGACCTGGACAAGGACAACGGCACCCCCTACACCCGCGGCGGCTACCTCAAGCGCATCGAATACGGCCGTAGCGCCAGCGACCTGTATGCGGGCAAGCCACTGGCCCAGGTCTCCTTCACCAGCGCCGAACGCTGCCTGCCCGAGTCCGGCGTGACCTGCGCCGCCGACACCATCGACGCCAAGAGCTTCTACTGGTACGACACGCCCTGGGACCTGAACTGCGCCTCCGGAACCACCTGTGACAAGGGCCGCTTCTCGCCCACCTTCTGGACCCGCAAGCGCCTGACCGGGGTGACGACCGAGGTCCTCAAGGACGGCGCCCTCACGCCCGTCGACTCGTGGGCGTTGTCCCACCGCTGGGGCAAGGCCGACGTCGACTACCAGCTGGAGCTGGAATCCATCCAGCACACCGGCCGCACCGCCGCCATCCCGATCACCCTGCCGAAGACCACCTTCGCCTACACCCAGCTGGCCAACCGCCTGGACAGGACCGGCGACGGCTACGCCCCCTACGTCAAGGACCGCCTGTCCGACATCGCCGACGAATACGGCGGTCAGATCAGCGTCAACTACTCCGCCCCCGCCTGCTCCTTCAGCAGCCTCCCCGCCCCCGAGTCCAACACCACCCGCTGCTTCCCGCAGTACATCGGCGGCAGCTCCAGCGACGACATGGAGCAGTCCTGGTTCAACAAGTACGTGGTCACCTCGGTCACCACCACCGACCGCACCGGCGGCGCCCCGGACCAGGTCACCCGCTACACCTATCTCGGCGATGCCGCCTGGCACTACGACGATGACGACGGCCTGACCAAGGAGAAGTTCAAGACCTGGTCCCAGTGGCGCGGCTACGGACAGGTCCGTGTCCAGACAGGCGGCCAGGGCACCGCCGCCGACGCCATGAAGACCCAAGCAGACACCTACTTCCTGCGCGGCATGGACGGTGACCGCAAGAGCACGAGCGGCGGCACGAAGTCCGTCAGCGTCGCCCTGCCCGACGGCGAGGGCGAGCCGCTGACCGACGACGCCTCCGCGGCCGGCTTCGCGTACAAGACCGTCACCTACTCCGCTCCCGGCGGGAAGGTCCTGGCCAAAACCCTCAGCCGCCCGTGGCATCACGAGACGGCCGAGAAGGTCCGTGACTGGGGCACCGTCACCGCCAACTTCACCGGCACCGCCAGCACCCGCGCCTTCACCTCCCTCGACGACGGCGCCGGCGCCAAGTGGCGCACCACCACCGCCGCCTCCACCTACGACACCGTCGCCGGACGCGTCACCGAGGTCAGCGACCGTGGTGACGACGCCACCACCGACGACGACCGCTGCACCCGCACCACCTACGCCACCAACACCGACAAGAACATCCTCACCCTCCCCGCCCGCGTCGAGACCGTCGCCACCGAATGCGGCAGCAGCCCCGACCGCGCCAAGGACGTCCTCTCCGACGTCCGCACCGCCTACGACAACGGCGCCTACGGAGCAGCCCCCACCAAGGGCGACACCACCGCGGTGGCCACCCTCAAGACCCACGACGGCACCACCGCCACCTACCTCGAATCCGGCACCACCTACGACAGCTACGGCCGCCCGCAAAAAGTCACCGACCTCACGGCCAACGTCACCGCCATCGGCGACAGCGCCCCCACCCGCGCCCCCCGTACTGACGGCCGCACCACAACCACCACCTACACCCCCACCACCGGCTTCCCCACCCAGACAGTCACCACCACACCCCCCGCCGACCCGCAGGACGCCACCACCGCCCAGACCACCACCACCGAACTCGACCCGCTACGCGGCCAACCCACCGCCACCATCGACACCAACGGCAAACGCACCGTCCTGGCGTATGACGCCCTGGGGCGCTCCACCAAGGTCTGGCTGCCCGACCGCAGGATGACCACCCTGCTTCCCAACTACCAGTTCGACTACTACGTCGAGGAGGGGAAGCCCGCCGCGGTCGCGAGCCGCACCCTCAACCCGCAAGGCGGCAGCCAGACCATTTCCTACACGCTCTACGACGGCTACCTGCGAGCCCGCCAGACCCAGGCTCCCGGCCCCGATGCCGGACGCCTGATCAGCGACACGTTCTACGACGAACGCGGCCTGGCCTCAAGGACGTTCGCGCCGTACTACAGCACCGGTGCACCGGCCCGGGAGATCTTCAAGCCCGCCGACGCGCTGGGTGTGGAGTCCCAGACCTGGAAGACCTACGACGGGCTGGGCCGCGAAACCGAATCCCGCCAGGTCGCCGGCAACGGTGAGGGCGGCAAGGCCCTCGCCGTCACCCGCACCACCTACGGCGGCGACCGCACCACCGTCATCCCGCCCGAAGGCGCCACCGCCGCCACCACCGTCACCGACGCCCGCGGCCAGACCACCCAACTCCTCCAACACCACACCCGCGACGCAGCCGCCCCCGTCGACGCCACCCGCTACACCTACACCCCGGCAGGCAAGCTCGCCCAGGTCACCGACCCGGCCGGCAACAGCTGGAGCTACACCTACGACCAGCGCGGCAACCAGATCGAGGCCAAGGACCCCGACAGGGGCGTCCTGAAGAGCACCTACGACGACCGCAACCAGCTGACCACCACCGAGGACACCAACGGCGCCGTCCTCGCCACCGTCCACGACGGCCTCGGCCGCAAGACCGAACTCCACGACAAGACCGCCGACGGCCCACTGCGCGCCAGGTGGGTCTACGACACCGTTGCGAAATCCAAGGGCCAACTCGCCGAAGCAACCCGCTACATCGACGGCAAGCCCTACACCACAAAGATCACCCAGTACGACCCCGTCTACCGGCCCCAGCGCACCTCCGTCGTCCTCCCCGACTCCGAAGGCAAGCTCGCCGGCACCTACGAGGCCACCACTGCCTACTACTCCAACGGCCTGCCCATGGCCCGCAGCATGTCGCAGGTAGGCAACCTCCTCGGCAAGGGCTGGAACTACTCCTACGCCGACGACACGATGCGTGTGACGTCGGTCTTCGGCGACGGCATCCGCTCCGACGCCACCTACAACCTCGTCGGGCAGCCCCTCACCTACCGGATCGGCACCAGCACCGGCAAACCCACCCAGGTCACCAACACCTACGAGTGGGGCACCCGGCGCCTTGCCAACTCCCGCGTCGACCGCCAGGACATCGCTGGCGTAGACAAGTCCGCCACCTACACCTACGACCCCGCCGGCAACATCACCGCCCTCTCCGACGCCTCCCGCTCCGGCACCGACACCCAGTGCTTCACCTACGACCACCTGCGTCGCCTCAACGAAGCCTGGACCCAGTCCGACAAGACCTGCGCCACCACCCCCGCCGGCAACCTCCTCTCAGGCCCCGCCCCCTACTGGCAGTCCTACCGCTACGACCTCGCCGGCAACCGCACCTCCCTCACCCAGCACGACCCCACCGGTGATGCCGCCAAGGACACCAAGAGCGCCTACACCTACCCCAAGCCAGGCACCCCCCAGCCCCACACCCTCACCGCCGTCGACACCATCGCCCCTACCGGCACCAGCACTTCCACCTACACCTACGACCCCACCGGCAACACCACCACCCGCACCCTGCACGGCGACAGACAAACCCTCACCTGGGACCCCGAAGGCCACCTGACCAACGTCACCGAACCCAACGGAGACAAGGGCACCAAAACCACCAGCTACGTCTACGACGCCGACGGCAACCGCCTGATCACCCGCACCGACACCAAAACCACCCTCACCCTCGGCGACCACACCGAAGTCACCCTCGACAAGGGCTCCGACACCCCCAAGGCCACCCGCTACATCCCCCTGGGCGGCGGCAACCAGGCCGTCCTGACCAACGACGGCACCTACACCCTCACCCTCGCCGACCACCAAGGCACCGGCCAACTCGCCCTCAGCACCACCAACCAGACCCTCACCCAACGCCGCACCCTCCCCTTCGGTGGCCCACGCGGCACCCAACCCGATACCTGGCCCGGCACCAAAGGCTTCGTCGGCGGCACCAACGACACCACGGACACCGGCCTCACCCACCTCGGCGCCCGCGAATACGACCCCGACACCGGCCGCTTCCTCACCGTCGACCCCGTCCTGGACCTGACCGACCCCCAGCAGATCAACGGCTACACGTACAGCAACAACAACCCCACCACCTTCAGCGACCCCAGCGGCAAGATGTTCGCCGGCGACAACGGCCTCGGCTACGGCGTCGTCCAGAACAGATACGGCGGCATGCGCCTCTCGGGGTCAAGGAACTACATCCCGGGGCCAGGATCCTGCATCCAGCCGTACTGCCACACGCCCTTCAACGGACCAGTTGTCCGGAACGAAACCCCGTCGTGCGTCTACGCCATGGGCACCAACCCCGGCTGCTCCGCAAGCGGGCGTTCCTCCAATACCCCCACGGAGGGAACCGCCCCCAAACTCCTTGCCGGCAGCTATCCGCAGAACATGAACGTCGATCGCGGCCCGCTGTCCCCCTGGCAAAAGGCCGCAATTTTCACCTTGAGTGCCGTGTCCGGCGGCGTGATCCTCGCGCCGATGGCGAGCCTTGCGGTACCGGAATGCCTAGCTGCACTGCCGGTCTGCGCAGAAGCCATTGCCGGCGTCATCACGGGTGGAGCAGACGGCGGTAGCTTCCCCACTGGCGGAGCTGAAGGCGCCATCGCGGGAAGGGCCAGACCTTGCCATAGCTTCCTCCCCGGCACTGAAGTCGCCCTCGCCGACGGTGGGCGTAGACGCATCGAGGACATCCGAACCGGCGACAAGGTCATAGCCACCGACCCCGAAACCGGCAAGACCACAGCCCGCCCCGTCGTCGCCACCATCGTCACCAAGGACGACAAAAACTTCACCGACCTCACCATCAGGACGCCCTCCGGTGAATCCAGCATCATCGCCACCGACACCCACCCCTTCTGGTCCGTCGGCAACAAGAAGTGGATCAATGCCGGCGACCTGCGACCGGGCACCCAACTCCGCACTCCCCAGGGCGCAACGGCCAAGGTCACGGCAGTCCGTCACTTCCACAAGCAGCAACAGACACGCGACCTGACCGTCGCAGGCACGCACACGTACTACGTACTGGCCGGCGCTACGCCGCTCCTGGTGCACAATTGCGGCACCGGCGAAGATGACTTGATCCACGTGTACCGGGCTGCGCAACGGGGAAACGGCGAAGATGAGCTTGCCAATGGGCTCCACCCGAGCCGCCACGCTGGAGGAAATGGCATAGCATATGTGGGCTCGGAGGATGTCGTCTCCAAAGGCTATGCCGATTATTCGGTCGGTACGCATGAAGACTTCTATACCAAGTTCACTTTCAATCGCTCAGACTTCGAGAAGAATTTCGGTACAGGTCTCGATTATGAGGGCGGCCCTGGAAAGGAATGGGAGATACCTCATGCCAAAATTGACCTATTCAATCGGCTGACGATAGGAAGGGAAAAACTGTGGGCACCATGGTAG
- a CDS encoding tyrosine-type recombinase/integrase: protein MRGDSAGAGWKASGYVVTRPNGSPTEGATLTRRFNTLLRRTTLRCIRFHGLRHSAAALLLEQGAELGVFKELLSHAHIGATAGVYAHSCRIAYRIKFPNNEIQGPANILRHVRLRKCPDPFQSGERGQGIYQAAGI, encoded by the coding sequence GTGAGGGGCGATTCCGCAGGGGCCGGCTGGAAGGCGAGCGGCTACGTCGTCACACGGCCCAACGGCTCCCCGACCGAGGGAGCCACCCTCACCCGGCGCTTCAACACCCTCCTACGTCGGACCACACTCCGCTGTATCCGGTTCCACGGCCTCAGGCACTCGGCGGCCGCTCTCCTCCTGGAACAGGGCGCCGAACTCGGCGTGTTCAAGGAATTGTTGAGCCACGCCCACATCGGCGCCACCGCCGGCGTCTACGCCCACTCCTGCCGCATCGCCTACCGAATCAAATTTCCGAACAACGAAATTCAAGGACCCGCGAATATCCTGCGGCATGTCCGGCTTCGAAAATGCCCTGACCCCTTCCAGTCGGGAGAAAGAGGCCAGGGCATTTATCAAGCGGCCGGGATTTGA